Proteins from a single region of Acidovorax sp. NCPPB 3576:
- the tig gene encoding trigger factor, which translates to MAVTVETLEKLERRITLSLPLTAIQSEVDSRLKRLARTVKMDGFRPGKVPMNVVAQRYGYSVQYEVLNDKVGEAFAQAANEANLRVAGQPRITEKDGAPEGQVTFDAVFEVFPEVKIGDLTGAEVEKLSAEVTDAAIDKTIDILRKQRRSFAQRAQAAAAEDGDRVTVDFEGKIDGETFSGGKAEDFQFLVGEGQMLKEFEDAVRGMKSGESKTFPLAFPEDYHGKDVAGKTADFMVTVKKIEAAHLPEVNEQLAKSLGIADGTVDGLRADIKKNLEREVKFRLLARNKQAVMDALVSKAELDLPNASVQSEIARLLEGARADLKQRGIKDADKAEIPEDVFRPQAERRVRLGLVVAELVRANELHAKPEQLKAHVDELAASYEKPEDVVRWYFGDRQRLAEVEAVVIENNVTEFVMGKAKVTDKSVSFDELMGQG; encoded by the coding sequence ATGGCAGTTACCGTTGAAACCCTTGAAAAGCTCGAGCGCAGGATCACGCTGAGCTTGCCCCTCACCGCCATCCAGTCCGAGGTCGACTCGCGCCTCAAGCGCCTGGCCCGCACTGTGAAGATGGACGGCTTCCGTCCTGGCAAGGTGCCGATGAACGTCGTGGCCCAGCGCTATGGCTACTCGGTGCAGTACGAAGTGCTGAACGACAAGGTGGGCGAGGCTTTCGCCCAGGCTGCCAACGAAGCCAACCTGCGTGTGGCCGGCCAGCCCCGCATCACCGAAAAAGACGGTGCCCCGGAAGGCCAGGTCACTTTCGACGCCGTATTCGAAGTGTTCCCTGAAGTCAAGATCGGCGACCTGACGGGCGCCGAAGTCGAAAAGCTGTCCGCCGAAGTGACCGACGCCGCCATCGACAAGACCATCGACATCCTGCGCAAGCAGCGCCGCAGCTTCGCCCAGCGCGCGCAAGCCGCCGCCGCTGAAGACGGCGACCGCGTGACGGTCGACTTCGAAGGCAAGATCGACGGCGAGACCTTCTCCGGCGGCAAGGCCGAAGACTTCCAGTTCCTGGTCGGCGAAGGCCAGATGCTCAAGGAATTCGAAGACGCTGTGCGCGGCATGAAGTCCGGCGAAAGCAAGACCTTCCCGCTGGCCTTCCCCGAGGACTACCACGGCAAGGACGTGGCCGGCAAGACGGCTGACTTCATGGTCACCGTGAAGAAGATCGAAGCCGCCCACCTGCCCGAAGTGAACGAGCAGCTCGCCAAGTCCCTCGGCATCGCCGACGGCACGGTCGATGGCCTGCGCGCCGACATCAAGAAGAACCTGGAGCGCGAAGTCAAGTTCCGCCTGCTGGCCCGCAACAAGCAAGCCGTGATGGACGCCCTGGTGTCCAAGGCCGAACTGGACCTGCCCAACGCCAGCGTGCAGTCCGAAATCGCCCGCCTGCTGGAAGGCGCCCGTGCCGACCTGAAGCAGCGCGGCATCAAGGACGCCGACAAGGCCGAAATCCCTGAAGACGTGTTCCGTCCCCAGGCCGAGCGCCGCGTGCGCCTGGGTCTGGTCGTGGCCGAGCTGGTTCGTGCGAATGAACTGCACGCCAAGCCCGAGCAACTGAAGGCCCATGTGGACGAACTGGCCGCCAGCTACGAAAAGCCGGAAGACGTCGTGCGCTGGTACTTCGGCGACCGCCAGCGCCTGGCCGAAGTCGAAGCCGTCGTGATCGAGAACAACGTGACCGAGTTCGTGATGGGCAAGGCCAAGGTGACGGACAAGTCCGTTTCCTTCGACGAACTGATGGGCCAGGGCTGA